In Desulfitibacter sp. BRH_c19, a single window of DNA contains:
- a CDS encoding ABC transporter permease: MKRWVNTSWVKTGISPSFLFMVLLIFIWEFMIKIIKLPEYILPAPTSIAISLINNFTLLLSHTKTTFLTAIVGLSMSIIVALILSVVMDKVKTIKKVLYPLLIVSQTIPIIALAPLMIIWFGLGILPKILVVALVCFFPIVVNLVNGLENVDSELMELMKVMGVSPAMIFTTVQFPSVLPYFFSGLKISATYSVMGAVIGEWLGASSGLGIYMTRAMHSYNTSNLFAAILIVVLLSIFLFKIVDLLAWISMPWNRAEEQTSWEE; encoded by the coding sequence ATGAAAAGGTGGGTAAATACAAGCTGGGTTAAAACAGGTATAAGTCCCTCGTTTTTATTCATGGTGCTACTTATATTTATCTGGGAGTTTATGATTAAAATAATAAAGCTTCCTGAATATATATTACCTGCTCCTACTTCCATTGCAATATCATTAATCAATAATTTCACACTACTTTTGTCACACACCAAGACAACTTTTTTGACAGCGATTGTTGGTTTATCAATGTCTATTATAGTGGCTCTTATCCTATCTGTTGTGATGGATAAGGTTAAAACTATTAAAAAAGTGTTGTATCCACTTCTCATTGTTTCACAGACCATACCTATAATAGCTTTAGCACCGCTGATGATAATCTGGTTTGGTCTTGGGATCTTACCAAAAATCCTTGTTGTTGCCCTTGTCTGCTTTTTTCCTATTGTAGTCAATCTGGTGAACGGATTAGAGAATGTGGATAGTGAGTTGATGGAGCTTATGAAGGTTATGGGAGTTAGTCCTGCTATGATTTTTACTACAGTCCAATTTCCATCAGTACTCCCGTATTTCTTTTCAGGACTAAAGATTTCTGCTACCTATAGTGTGATGGGAGCAGTAATTGGTGAATGGCTAGGTGCTAGCTCTGGCTTAGGAATATATATGACCAGGGCAATGCATTCTTATAATACTAGCAATTTATTTGCTGCTATTTTGATAGTTGTCCTGTTGAGTATATTTCTATTTAAGATTGTTGATTTGTTGGCCTGGATATCAATGCCCTGGAATAGGGCAGAAGAACAAACATCATGGGAGGAATAG
- a CDS encoding ABC transporter substrate-binding protein translates to MKNKKYLWICAILVIALGLGFAAGCSSEKTEDQLEKIVVTLDWTPNTNHTGLYVAKDNGYYEEAGLDVEIVQLSGGSVEQVVASESSHFGVAYQEGVTYARLSDIPIVSIAAVIQHNTSGFASLKSKGIETPKDFEGKKYGGWGSPVEEATIKALMDRYEADYSQVEILTTGAVDFFVSSEKNADFSWIYSAWDGVAAEIRGVELNYIDLGTIDPALDYYTPVLITSESLINEDPELVEKFMKATAKGYEFAIEQPEQAASILLANAPELDEELVIASQIWLKDKYQDDAEMWGLQQKEVWQNYTNWLSERDLIEGELDVDKAFTNQFIN, encoded by the coding sequence ATGAAAAATAAAAAGTACCTTTGGATATGTGCCATACTTGTTATTGCGTTAGGTTTAGGTTTTGCAGCAGGATGCAGCTCAGAAAAGACTGAAGATCAGCTTGAAAAAATTGTCGTAACCTTAGATTGGACACCTAATACCAATCACACAGGGTTATATGTTGCAAAGGACAATGGATATTATGAAGAGGCTGGATTAGACGTTGAGATTGTTCAGCTATCGGGAGGTAGTGTTGAACAGGTAGTAGCATCTGAAAGCTCCCATTTTGGAGTTGCATATCAGGAAGGCGTTACCTATGCACGTTTAAGTGATATTCCTATTGTTTCAATTGCAGCAGTAATTCAACATAACACTTCTGGGTTCGCTTCTTTGAAATCTAAAGGCATCGAGACTCCCAAGGACTTCGAAGGTAAAAAATATGGAGGTTGGGGTTCGCCTGTAGAGGAAGCAACGATTAAAGCTTTGATGGATAGATATGAAGCCGACTATAGTCAAGTTGAAATATTGACAACTGGAGCGGTAGATTTTTTTGTAAGTAGTGAAAAAAATGCTGACTTCTCATGGATTTATTCAGCTTGGGATGGTGTTGCGGCAGAAATAAGGGGAGTAGAATTAAATTATATTGACTTAGGTACTATTGATCCTGCTTTGGATTATTATACACCAGTCCTAATTACAAGTGAGTCTTTGATTAATGAAGATCCTGAGCTCGTAGAGAAGTTTATGAAGGCAACTGCTAAAGGGTATGAATTCGCCATAGAACAGCCAGAACAAGCAGCTAGTATACTTCTTGCAAATGCACCAGAATTAGATGAGGAATTGGTAATTGCTAGCCAAATCTGGCTGAAGGATAAATATCAAGATGATGCAGAAATGTGGGGATTGCAACAAAAAGAGGTATGGCAAAACTATACAAACTGGTTATCTGAAAGAGATTTGATAGAAGGTGAACTAGATGTTGATAAAGCCTTCACCAACCAGTTCATTAACTAA
- a CDS encoding transporter — translation MDFLNALSSFVWGPPMLILLVGTGIFLTIRLKGLQFSKLIYAHKLIFTKDEKSEGDISHFQALTTALAATIGTGNIAGVATAIFLGGPGAVFWMWMTGLVGMATKYSEAVLAVKYRTVDKKGEMSGGPMYYIEKGLGWKWLGVAFAFFGAVAAFGIGNMVQSNSVAASVQTTFSIPPFVTGIVLAALTALVVLGGIKSIGRVTAYLVPFMAAIYTIGGLIVLFINIDAVPAAFGSIFSSAFTGSAATGGAVGAAIRFGVARGVFSNEAGLGSAPIAAAAARTDYPGRQALVSMTQTFIDTIVVCSITALAILTTGVLGTPDLTGAALTTAAFNEALPVFGGLIVAIGIMLFAYSTILGWCYYGEKCLEYLINESVVLYYRIAFVLVVFVGAVSKLDFVWTFSDVMNGLMAVPNLIGLIGLSGVVVAETNRFLNAQKSEIKVKGQSM, via the coding sequence ATGGACTTTCTAAATGCACTAAGTAGCTTTGTTTGGGGTCCTCCAATGTTGATTTTATTGGTTGGTACAGGTATATTTCTTACAATTCGCTTAAAGGGGTTACAATTCAGTAAGCTTATTTATGCCCATAAGCTTATATTTACAAAAGATGAAAAAAGTGAAGGTGATATATCACATTTTCAAGCATTAACAACTGCACTAGCCGCTACAATTGGTACAGGTAATATTGCAGGAGTAGCTACAGCAATATTCCTTGGTGGACCAGGGGCAGTATTTTGGATGTGGATGACTGGTCTGGTCGGGATGGCAACAAAATATTCTGAGGCGGTTTTAGCGGTTAAGTACAGAACAGTAGATAAAAAGGGTGAAATGTCAGGTGGACCTATGTACTATATTGAAAAGGGCTTAGGGTGGAAATGGCTTGGTGTTGCTTTTGCATTCTTTGGTGCTGTTGCAGCCTTTGGGATAGGTAATATGGTACAGTCAAACTCTGTAGCAGCATCTGTTCAAACTACATTTAGCATACCTCCATTCGTTACGGGAATAGTGTTAGCGGCATTAACAGCTCTTGTAGTACTTGGAGGAATTAAAAGTATTGGACGTGTAACAGCTTATTTAGTACCATTTATGGCTGCAATTTATACTATCGGTGGATTAATTGTATTATTTATTAATATTGATGCGGTTCCGGCTGCGTTTGGTTCAATTTTTAGTTCTGCATTTACTGGAAGTGCAGCAACAGGTGGAGCTGTTGGAGCGGCAATAAGGTTTGGAGTAGCTAGGGGAGTATTTTCCAACGAAGCTGGTCTAGGAAGTGCACCAATAGCAGCAGCAGCGGCCAGAACAGATTATCCGGGTCGTCAGGCCCTTGTAAGCATGACCCAAACATTTATTGATACTATAGTAGTTTGTTCTATTACAGCCTTAGCTATTTTAACCACAGGTGTATTAGGCACACCTGATTTAACTGGAGCAGCACTTACAACAGCAGCATTTAATGAAGCCTTACCAGTCTTCGGTGGCCTGATTGTAGCTATTGGTATTATGCTGTTTGCCTATTCAACAATATTAGGCTGGTGTTATTATGGAGAGAAATGTCTCGAATACCTAATAAATGAGTCTGTAGTTCTCTATTATAGAATTGCCTTTGTATTAGTAGTTTTCGTAGGGGCTGTTTCAAAGCTTGACTTTGTATGGACTTTTTCAGATGTTATGAATGGGTTAATGGCAGTACCAAACTTAATAGGCTTAATAGGCCTAAGTGGTGTCGTTGTTGCTGAGACTAACAGATTTTTAAATGCCCAAAAGAGTGAGATTAAAGTAAAGGGACAGTCTATGTAA